The Candidatus Desulfofervidus auxilii DNA segment CCTTTGGGTGGTATTGTAGCCAAGAAAAGCTTAGGACCAGATAAAATAGAAATATTTACTCAAATGCTCAGAGAGAGTATATTGTTTGCCTATGCACATCCAGGTAAAGTGATGAAATATGTTAAAAAATACGCAGCTTATTTAGAAGATGAAATAATAAAGCAACACATTGAGTTATATGTTAACCAATTTAGTCTAAATTTGGGAGAACAGGGAAGGAGGGCAGTTCAGACTCTTATGGCACATATAGAAAAAAGGGAAGTTTCTGAATCTCTTTTTTGCAATCAGGTGTGATTAGGAGGGAGTATGAAGGCATTAGTAACCGGAGGAGCGGGATTTATTGGGGCCAATTTGGCCATTACCTTAGAGAGAAAAGGTGCTAAAGTAATTGTTTTAGATGATTTTAGTAGCGGTGATTATAGAAACTTAGTGGGTTTTAAGAGCGATGTAGTAGCAGAAAGTATAAAAGAGGTGGATTTGAAAAGATTTAAGGATGTAGATGCTATTTTCCATCAAGCAGCTATTACAGACACTACTGTGAGAGACCAAAAATTGATGATGCAGGTAAATGTGGAAGGCTTCAGGCGGATTTTGGAATTTGCTGTGAGGTTAGGAATTCCCTTTATTTATGCTTCTTCTGCGGGCACTTATGGAAACATTTCTGGGCCACAGAAGGAGGAGATGGCTGGCCATCCTGTTAATATATATGGATTTTCAAAATGGATATGTGATAATATTGCCAAAGAATACATGCAAAAAACGGACTCGCTTATTATAGGATTGCGTTATTTTAATGTGTTTGGTCCTAGAGAGGCCCATAAAGGGAAGATGGCCTCCATGATTTGGCAATTAGCTAATCAAATGAAGGCTCGGCAAAGACCCAGGATATTTAAGTGGGGGGAGCAGAAAAGAGATCAGGTATATGTGAAA contains these protein-coding regions:
- the rfaD gene encoding ADP-glyceromanno-heptose 6-epimerase, whose protein sequence is MKALVTGGAGFIGANLAITLERKGAKVIVLDDFSSGDYRNLVGFKSDVVAESIKEVDLKRFKDVDAIFHQAAITDTTVRDQKLMMQVNVEGFRRILEFAVRLGIPFIYASSAGTYGNISGPQKEEMAGHPVNIYGFSKWICDNIAKEYMQKTDSLIIGLRYFNVFGPREAHKGKMASMIWQLANQMKARQRPRIFKWGEQKRDQVYVKDVVHANLLALKAKRNGIVNIGSGQATTFNKIIRVLNKVLGTKLEPEYIDNPYVGFYQDHTQADLTLAQQIINYSPQWEFEEAVKDYMKEVGFVEN